The following nucleotide sequence is from Diospyros lotus cultivar Yz01 chromosome 3, ASM1463336v1, whole genome shotgun sequence.
atattttatctttttcgatctatatcttgattaataaacataatctaagtaaataaaatagaaaaaatatttaatatcttCTATTAATATGTGACATTTTAGTCTTGGATGACACGACAAGCGATGGGTGATTTTGTCGAGTGCAAATGTAACACTCcaaaaatttttattcaaaaggAATTACTTGTTGGGtcattgaattaaaaataatatttttaatataaaaataataataataaaaaattaaattaaatataaaccatGGGCACATGTTGAAGGGCAATCTTGTCAAAGCCTAGCATTGGACGGCAGCTTTTTCTATTATTTGTCTCGTGTAAAATGTAACAGCTATCAGAAATCAAATTTACACTCATTGACTGGCTAGAAAGATTTGatttccaaataaataaataatattatttttatgtaatattatcaataaatataggtaaatttaatgttaaaagaatttgttgATAACAAAACTAGCTGAGCCCTATAACATAATAGGTGGGTAAACCTCCCACATCAACTCAAATGACTACATATCCTTGCTGTTAGGTCAGAAAGACTAAAAGATTATTTTACTCTttatatttggtttgatttaaaaaataaaattaaaaataaaaaaaataacaaacaactAAGTTAATCCATAAACAATCCAAATTGATcgtagaaaaagagagagaaataatgaTGATAATGAATTCAAGCCAAATTTGAGTTCATTACGAATGAACTTGATCGCTCAAGTGTATTATAGATGAACCCATATTCAtcacaaaagaagaaaaaaaaaaaagagattgacTGTTGTCATTGTCTTCGCTATTTAGAACGTTCTAAATCTGAAATGATTGTTAATATAATCAACACTATTATTAGtagagacaaaaaaagaaaaataaaaacagatgAGAGACTTAAGAAGAGACGGAAACAAAAATGACgaaaacaagagaaaaaatttttaaatataaagatatttgagtcattttataatatttaataagagTTAACGAATGGCagaaaaaaaattgcaataCAACATTGAATTTTAGAACTACTCattataactttttaaaatgtcaaaagtACTTTTTATAATTTCGATAAATCTCAAGATGTTGAGTTGAATTTATCTCAGATAATAATAGAACCTAGATAATATAAAATAGAACAATCAGATAATATTCagataaataagaatttatctatttttagaCAAATAACTCTATCAATCAAAGTGATGGTAGATGGGGATGGGATCCCAATCGAGACGACATTAGTCTTTGTTTCACCATATTAGACAATTGACTTTAAATGGAAAGAAAGAACATAAAGTATGTATGCCCTTAATTTTGCTATTTATCTATGACTTTAAAccatatttttcaacttttttcaagtgttgtcttttattattattattattattatgtgttttaagatagcgtttgttaaaatgagtaagataaatttatatcaagataaggttgagaTGTTTTTCGAACtaagatataaaatgatcaatataagactgagaaatattacaaaatttttattaaactgtttgttaaacttTTTAGAATACATTGAATAACatatatgtcattttttttatctgtaaagttCAAGATATACTTATTTAAAGGGAGAaagataaacataaaaaaatgttgaataagaagtcacgtaacttttttttttaaaagtttctagttaagtttaacaaacacattagaaatgataaaaatatgaaatatttttcatatcttatctttttcggtctatattttgattaacaattACTATTTAAATATGTATGCCCTTAATTTTGCTATCTTATCTATGACTTTAAACCACAATTTTCAACTTAActgttgctctttttttttattatgtgcTTTAAGATAACatgtgttaaaataaataagataaatttgtatcaagataaagttATGATACTTTTCGAACTAAGATATGAAAAGATCAATATAAAACTGGAAAgtattgtaaaatttttatcaaactgtttgttaaattttttgaaatgcattgaATGACATAtatgtcattttttcttatatgtaaatTTCAAGATATGGTTATTTaggaaggaaaaaataaatatatataaaaaataccaaataaaaaattatgtaacttcttttttaaaagccatcagataagtttaacaaatatattagaaatgataaaaatatgaaatattttttatgttttatcttTTTCCATCTATATCttcattaataaatattatctaagtatataaaatagaaaaaatatttaatatcttCTATTAATATGTGATATTTTAGTCTTGGATGACACGACGAGCGTGGGTGATTTTGTCGAGTGCcaatgtaacatcccaaaattttttatttggctGGAATTACTTGTAGGGTCATTGTattaaaaacaatatttttaatataaaaataataataaaaaattaaattaaatataaaccatGGGCACATGTTGAAGGGCAATCTTGTCAAAGCCTAGCATTGGACGGCAGCTTTTTCTATTATTTGTCTCGTGTAAAATGTAACAGCTATCAGAAATCAAATTTACACTCATTGACCGGCTAGAAAGATTTGatttccaaataaataaataaaaataaaaaatttgacataaaAATCACGTGAGTATTGACTAAtacaaatcaaaagtaaaaatataaaaataaaaataaaaacgttTTGACCACAGAGCCGCGTTTGGAAAACCAATCCAGTGAAGTGACGAAATTCAAGATTACAATAAACCCCCAAGCAAGATTTGACTTGGAATGCCCATTGCCCTCCCACTTATCCAAACAATCGCATGCCCAGACGCCTTTACCCCCTTAATAAGACTTTTCTTCCACTCCATTTGTCATTTGGAACGTGGaaaggttgattttttttttttaaaaatttgttgtcCGACACTAATTTAGTGTCGTTAGTATCGAACGACATAATTATTATCTGACAGAAATAATAAGATTACGATTTGAAGTTATTATGGTGAGAATATCTACATACACACGTACATATCTTGGTctagcaaaataaattatatttatttatgaaacttAAGATTATTGTTTTTGGGTAATTTTTTGTCGCTCGTGTTCTCAATTTtagtaaaagagataaattacaaGTGGAGACTTTGTCTCACTACACATGATAAAGAATTAAACTTATGACCTAttgatacaaattttaatttatcattcCCGAGCCACTAACATGTAACTTGggcatatttatttatgaaacttGGGTTGGTATGATGAGATatgaatgcatatatatatatatatgtatatgtggaTGGTGGTTGGGCATGGACCATTCATTGTTCAATGGTAGAGTTTGTGTGTGCACCACACACGCCACACGTGAAATCATATTTCATCACGTGCTTAATGTCACCCCCACTAGTATTCGATATCGTACCCGATATATACCCACACTTTTCTCTCTCCATCTTCCCCACCTTGAATTGAAttgtataatattataatataaaaccCATTGAAGCCAGGCTCTGGTTTTACAGAAGAAAAGCCAATCATCAATCTTCCAAGCATTCATTGCCCACGAAAAAATGGAGATTCGCCggctcatcttcttcctcgccgCGGCCGCTGCTCTCTTCCCTGTCTGCTACTCCGTCGGCCATTCTCAGCAGTCGAATGCTTCGTTCGCGGAGGAAATGGTGAGGCTGGCCAGGGAACCCGGCACCGCGAACTGGATGAAGGGCTTGAGGAGGGAAATCCACCGGAACCCGGAGCTTGCTTTCGAGGAATTTGCGACGAGCGCCGTCATCCGGCGGGAGCTTGACAGGATGGGGATTGCGTACCGGTGGCCGGTGGCGGAGACTGGCGTCGTCGCCACCATTGGCTCCGGTGCTCCACCCTTTGTTGCTCTCAGGGCTGATATGGATGCTTTGCCTATTCAGGTCAGTTCCGATTTCTTGACTTTTGTCGTAATTTTGTTACAGAAATCACTCGCAACAAAGTTTGAGTCCTGTGGTATTGGCGTTCAGTTCggagaaaaatatgatttttttttatgaaaattattttgattagcTATAACGATGTGAAATTTAGTCTTTGAGACAAATATTGGGAAATTTTGAGTTTGAAGAACAATCATTCCAAGTAAATTGGAAACCACCCGGAGCGAAGGGGGAAGAGCTTGGTATTTTTCCTATTTCGATGAAGAAGAAATAACAATTTAGGTGATAAAAATAGTGCAAAAGGAAAAGGTACCTTTAATAAATCATTCCTCCTTTagtttacaaaatgaaaatcacCATAAGGTTTTCTAAATTGCTTCTTGTTCTCATAGAGTTTATATGAAAAAGTAATCATTCTCTAGGCACGGTTTAATGGGTAAAACTTGTAAATGATTAagaaacaaatatttatattagCTTGATACTTTTGAGTCTTTTGACAATTAGGTAAGCGGTAGTGCTTGTGAAGGTGAGATACAATTAGGTAAGTGGTAGTGCTTGTGAAGGTGAGATACAATTAGGTAAGTGGTAGTGCTTGTGAACGTGAGATACAATTAGGTAAGTGGTAGTGCTTGTGAACATGAGATTTGGGGTTTGAGTTTCATGAGCCTCAGTTCTTCCTTGTTCCCCCACTGGGTCCCCGTGCGGTATAATCTTACTTGCTGAGAATACGTTGTTGTACTGTGAAATTAAGTTCATGTagtcaatttttagttttgtttgaACAAATCTTTGCTAGGATTCTTTCGTACATAATTTGGACCCTCTTAGCCAAAATTTCTGCTATCACATAGTCGCTGGGAATGAGAATTGGCACTCAATTCAGCCTGTACCAAGTTCAAGTGAAGCCAATATTGTCGTATTACTCAAAGCATACTGTCTTCAAATTGGTTTCCTAAgttgatattttcttaattaatgtGCTGGAATTACTTTGCTAAAGCCAAGGAAATTGACCGTGTGGTGTAGGAAATGGTGGAGTGGGAGCACAAGAGCAGAATAGATGGGAAAATGCATGCCTGTGGACATGATGCTCATGTTGCTATGCTCCTTGGAGCCGCAAAGATACTGCAACAAGTCCAAGACAAGTTGCATGTACAACAGCTGTTTGAGAATATGACTTTGTTAATTCAACAGCAATCTGCTTGTGCAATGATACTGAATTGAAGTTTACAAATGCAGGGAACTGTTGTTCTAATCTTCCAACCAGGCGAGGAACGAGGCCACGGTGCGAAAGACATGATCCTGGATGGTGCACTTGAaaatgtggaggccatttttggGTTGCACGTTGTGCATAAGTACCCAGCTGGGACTGTTGCGTCACGGCCTGGAGAGTTTCTAGCTGGATGTGGCAGCTTCAAGGCGAAGATCAAAGGGAAAGGTGGGCACGCCGCAATCCCACAGAACTCCATCGATCCTATCTTGGCAGCTTCCACATCAGTGATTAGCTTGCAGAGCATTGTTGCGAGGGAGACTGATCCTTTGGATTCTCAGGTACCCACCATTCCTCTTTCAGATCATTTCCTTTAGCGTTTGATCTAACAATTTCAGtcatttgatttgattctatcttctccttccttcaGAACATGAATTCACTAATTATGTCTGGAACTAAAACTGTTACTCCGCAGGTGGTTTCTGTGGCAATGATTCAGGGAGGTTCAGcatttaacatcattccagacTCGGCCACAATAGCCGGTACATTTAGGGCATTCAGCAAGAAAAACTTCGATGGCCTTAGAGAAAGAATAGCAGAGGTAACATAACTTTCAAATTAGAAAATCTCTACCATCTGAATCAGCTATGTCATTCTTTACCAAAATATAACTCAGCACCATTACACCGGCAGGTCATACAAGCCCAAGCAGCCGTACATCGATGCTCGGCTGAGATTGATTTCCACGGGAGAGAACATCCCAGCATTCCCCCAACTGTAAACGACGAAATAGTAAGTCAACATGttaaagaaatttcaagtaTGATTGTTGGAGAAGAAAACACAAAGCTGGCCCCCAGTTTCATGGGCAGCGAAGACTTTGCTTTCTACCTAGAAAAGGTTCCCGGTTCCTTCCTTTTTCTAGGGATAGGGAACGAGAAAACTGGATCGATTCATCCTGTTCATAGTCCTTACTTCACCATCGACGAAGATGCACTTCCCACTGGAGCAGCAATACATGCTGCGTTTGCTTATTCATACCTCCAAAAATTGTCAAGGAGGGCCATCTCAGTTGTTGTCA
It contains:
- the LOC127798462 gene encoding IAA-amino acid hydrolase ILR1-like 1, with translation MEIRRLIFFLAAAAALFPVCYSVGHSQQSNASFAEEMVRLAREPGTANWMKGLRREIHRNPELAFEEFATSAVIRRELDRMGIAYRWPVAETGVVATIGSGAPPFVALRADMDALPIQEMVEWEHKSRIDGKMHACGHDAHVAMLLGAAKILQQVQDKLHGTVVLIFQPGEERGHGAKDMILDGALENVEAIFGLHVVHKYPAGTVASRPGEFLAGCGSFKAKIKGKGGHAAIPQNSIDPILAASTSVISLQSIVARETDPLDSQVVSVAMIQGGSAFNIIPDSATIAGTFRAFSKKNFDGLRERIAEVIQAQAAVHRCSAEIDFHGREHPSIPPTVNDEIVSQHVKEISSMIVGEENTKLAPSFMGSEDFAFYLEKVPGSFLFLGIGNEKTGSIHPVHSPYFTIDEDALPTGAAIHAAFAYSYLQKLSRRAISVVVM